A stretch of the Teretinema zuelzerae genome encodes the following:
- a CDS encoding nitrogenase component 1, with protein sequence MKGKEFVSTRNPCKLCAPLGASIAFRGIEGCIPLVHGSQGCSTYIRRYGISHFREPIDIASSNFTESSAIFGGGENLKNAIANVSKQYEPKAIGIASTCLSETMGENIPMYLSQYEASRKGESGGPAIFYASTPSYSGTHMDGFHQAVFAAVKAFAGKPDENGENVQAACDDQPPADARKKINILSGFVSTEDLREIRDIVESFGADCILVPDYSESLDGSSWETYQKLPEGGTKIADIRNMNRAAGTISFDVSAREDRRAGLWLEKEFGVPCAPLYLPVGIEQTDKFFDELSRISGNPVPEKWTKTRGRLIDAYIDGHKYCSGKRAIVYGEEDFVLALSAFLDEIGITPVVAATGAKNPQFAHCLAAASPNSREAPVVADDSDFETVLSIAQDMKADLIIGNSKGYHLARNLKLPLVRAGFPVHDRMGGQRILHLGYRGTLSLFDSVCNALMQAKQESAESGWTYI encoded by the coding sequence ATGAAAGGAAAGGAATTCGTTTCGACCAGGAACCCCTGCAAGCTCTGCGCTCCGCTGGGAGCCTCCATCGCCTTCCGCGGAATAGAGGGATGCATACCCCTCGTCCACGGTTCCCAGGGCTGCTCTACGTATATCAGACGGTACGGCATCAGCCACTTCCGCGAACCGATCGACATAGCCTCTTCTAACTTTACCGAATCCTCGGCGATATTCGGCGGAGGCGAAAACCTGAAAAACGCCATCGCCAACGTTTCGAAGCAATACGAACCCAAGGCGATCGGCATCGCATCGACCTGCCTCTCGGAAACGATGGGCGAAAACATACCGATGTATCTCTCGCAATACGAAGCCTCGAGAAAAGGCGAGTCCGGAGGGCCGGCAATCTTCTACGCGTCCACGCCGAGCTACAGCGGCACCCATATGGACGGTTTCCATCAGGCGGTGTTCGCCGCGGTGAAAGCCTTCGCCGGAAAGCCGGACGAAAACGGGGAAAACGTGCAAGCCGCTTGCGACGATCAGCCGCCGGCGGACGCGCGAAAAAAGATAAACATCCTCTCCGGCTTTGTTTCCACGGAAGATCTGCGGGAAATCAGGGATATCGTCGAGTCGTTCGGTGCGGACTGCATTCTCGTTCCCGACTACTCGGAAAGCCTCGACGGGTCGAGCTGGGAAACCTATCAAAAACTGCCGGAAGGCGGCACTAAGATCGCCGACATCAGAAACATGAACCGGGCTGCCGGCACGATCTCCTTCGACGTCTCGGCCAGAGAAGACAGGCGCGCGGGTCTGTGGCTCGAAAAGGAATTCGGGGTTCCCTGCGCGCCTCTATACCTACCGGTAGGTATAGAGCAAACAGACAAGTTCTTCGACGAACTCTCCCGCATCAGCGGAAACCCCGTTCCAGAAAAATGGACGAAAACCCGCGGACGCCTGATCGACGCCTACATCGACGGCCACAAATACTGTTCGGGAAAACGCGCGATCGTCTACGGCGAAGAAGACTTCGTCCTGGCCCTATCCGCCTTCCTCGACGAAATCGGCATAACGCCCGTCGTCGCCGCGACGGGAGCGAAGAACCCTCAATTCGCTCATTGCCTCGCGGCCGCTTCTCCTAACTCGCGCGAAGCCCCCGTCGTCGCTGACGACTCTGATTTCGAAACCGTTCTGAGTATCGCACAGGATATGAAAGCCGACCTCATCATCGGGAACAGCAAGGGCTACCATCTCGCCCGGAATTTAAAGCTGCCTCTCGTCCGCGCGGGCTTTCCCGTCCACGACCGCATGGGCGGCCAGCGCATTCTCCACCTCGGCTACCGGGGAACGCTCTCTCTGTTCGACTCGGTATGCAACGCCCTCATGCAGGCAAAACAGGAATCCGCGGAAAGCGGCTGGACATACATATAG